tggaggagatcaaggagacAGTCGGTGGAGTGGGAGTAATGGCGCGAGTAGGGAAGCAGGCTGAACTGGCGATGGAGGAATATGACGGCATATCCAGCAGAGAGGAAGTATTCGGCACTGGTAGCACCACGGGTACCGGCAGAGAAGTTCTAGTTGAATTGGGTTCAATTTTAGCACAGGTTTTGTAGAAGATGATTGCAATTTTGATACCaaggggagaaagagaggacaAGCGAGCACAAGGGCAAACGAGCCACATACGTCAATGAACCTCACAGTGTTCTTCTCGAGCGGAACCGTCGTTCCTCCAGACGTGACGAGCACGACTCGCCGGTTTGCCGCGGCATGTTGTGTAATGAAGGCCTCGGCGAGCGCAGTGTGGGCGGCAAGCTGCTTGGGAGGAGGATTGCTGGCGAAATAGGCGTCCTCGGCCTGTAGAGACTCTGTCGCAGACATTGTTGCGATTTTGGTCTCGTGTCTTGAGTCTCGGTGGAGTTGTAGGAAGACGGATGGATGAAATAGGCCAAGGTGGGAGGTTGCCGAGCTAGATAGGTATGCTTCAAGATGCTACTAACTAGTACGGATGGCGGGGTTTATCTGATAAGATGGATGTCAAAAGTCCGTAGCAGACAAGAGCGACTTGCGCCTGTTTAAAGTATCAGGGTACATGCACAATTTGTACTTACATTCACAGAAAATATATTAATCATTAAGCATATTGACAATGATCATGACGttggaagggaaaagatcAAGATGAATAACAACTCTCCTCGTCGCGACTATTATATCCAAGCTGTGCTCACAACTACGAAGCAGCTCCCATCATGATATCACCGACCGACCGGCCCATGTGCTGCACGGAGCAATGGAAGTTTTGTTCTGTCATACCATTCGTCATGATACATTTCCATCGTGACACAATATCTGCCCCATCATATCCCCCTTCAACTAACAACCCCCCCAACAACGGCTTCATAATACATACAGTATGCGGCACATGGATATTGCTTCTGACAGCTGTATGTTGCCTTTTTTGACCAACAAACTTCCGCCGGCTCCGGCATCCAGTTTCCCAAGGCCCGACACTCCGAACCGGCGCCGGTCACCGGCGGCCCTCGGCTCCGCATAAATTCCACCGAAACACACAATGCTTCTATGTCTACCAAGCTTTCAAACTCACATGTTATACATGAAAACTATAGCAAGTGATATCAAAAGTACGAATCTATATACATACGGTCATGTAGTATTTATTACGCCTTTCATCTAGCCTTTCTCTATTTGTTACCGCCACCGGGCAACCTCCACGCCCTTAACGGCAGACTCTGCAAGTGCAGCACCTTTGGCTTGATATACCACAAAAATGTCGCCACGCCGAACAAGACGCAGAGGATATTGACAGTGTAATATCCGTCACGGATCATCTCGCAGCTTCCGCCGCCGTTTAGGCACCGTTCCTTCTCTCCTTGAATGGCGCACGAGAAGGATTCCGTGACAAGAGGGCCCTTCAAGTTGCTCGTGCTCTTGGAGCCGGGATGGCATGTCGCAACAGTGAAGGCGTCTACAAGCTTCAAGACGAAATATCGAGGGAATGTACCTCCAAGGTTAGAAACGCTAGAAACCATGCTCGTCAGTAAAATGTACATATCGTTGCCGCCGCATCGGTtgtcatcctcttcttctttacgAAGGAGACAAAGTACTTCCGACCAACtctcgaggaagagatgaaaaCTCACGTTGCAAGGAGTGTCATATAAGTGCCTCCAATAACCGGATCAGACACCTTCGCATGGAATGCCGAGATGGCGACAAACATGATGGTGTTTGTAAATGTCGAAAACACGTGCTCGCCAATGACAACGAGGAGATACCACGTTGTTACTCCCTCTGCCGGGAAAATGGCCACCGTGACTTGAGCAATCAGCGCCGCCAACAGGCGGCCCGCAAAGCCCCAGCACCACAGCCGCATAGGGGTGTACTTTTGCGACCACATGCCGGCGTAGTATCCCACTCCAATCTCAAAGGGAAAGTCAATGAGGACCGTGAGAGCCATGTTGTCCTTGCCGAAGCCCTtgtcgaggagcttgaggTTCGTGACGCCGTCGTTGGCCTGGAAGCCAATCTTGGCAATCAGGTGCACAATGATGATGGTCTGCACGTTGCGCAGCTTGAGGATCCCCCACATGATGCGGTAGACGTCCCAAACGCCGTCCTCATTCTGCGACTTTTCTTCGCGCTTGAGCAGGCCCAGTCcaatggtgacgatgatgtaGACCCATCCCCAAAAGGTGAGGTAGCCGCCGAGAGAGACGAGACCATCGTCGGAAGGCGTGCTTCGGAACCACTTGTTGGCAAAGTCGGAGGCGTTGAGAGCGAGGAAGACAGTGTAGGACATGAAGTGGCCCGCCGTCAGGCCCACAGTCTGCGCTGTGGAAGCATACGATACGTTGCCTGGAGTCAGCAGCGTGAGGGCCCAGCCGTCGACGGCAATATCCTGCGTCGCGCACAtgagcaccaagaagaaccaCCAGAGCATAAAGGACCAGACAGTAGGACCTTCGGCCTTGCCAATCTTTTCCATCATGTCCTCCACGTTGGACCCCAGCCAAAGCATGCCGAAGCCGGACAGGAACTGGATGGGCACGATCCAAGTCTTCCGGCGGCCAATCTTGGAGCTCCATACCGCGTCGACAAACGGGCTCCAAAACAGCTTGAGCGAGTAGGGATACGACGCCAGACTAAAGGTGCCGATTTCGCCATACGACATGTGGTTCTTGAGTAGGAAAGGCACGGAGCCCATGGCAAGACCCATGGGGATGCCCTGCAAGAAGTAGAGCAAGACTAGCAGCAGAAAGCTCCTCTGGTCCTGCGCGGGCAGCTGGAAAAAGCCGACGTCGGTGGAGGTCGGCGTCTTGGGCACGGGGTCGTCTAGGGAAAAGCCCTCGCGAGAAATGTGGTTCGCCGTGATGCTGTCCGAATCCTGGTGCGTAGCGGTTTTGCGCCGCATCTCAACGCCGTTGCTCatcttgccgttgccgttcTCCTCTCGCTTGAGCGAGAGGGAGGGGAGTGGCTTTGACGTAGGCGACTGAGGTCGTCTTGTACGGAGACCCATATAGGACGATGTGAACTCGCTTCGAGTCGGCAGCGCAAACAATTCAAGGGAGTGTGTGGTTGCGTTGGTTTCGTTTGCGCGTCTCGGATCGTCGGCCGGTTTGAGGGGCACAAAAAGGGCGGTAAGAGAAGACGCTTGCTAAATTCgctgtttcttttgtccGAGGTCGCAAATAGGCAGTAAAGACGGCAATCGTAAAAGCAGAGCAGTCGAGGCTGTGGTGATGAAAAGAATGGTGTTTGAAAAAGTCGGAGACCAACGTGTAGCGTGTAGTGTGCAGACCGACGGCgaccaaaaaaaagaagatgccaggCACttagagaaagaggagaacaAAGGCGCACCAGCCAAGAACCGGCCGCAGtttgacaagaagaagaaaaatagaGCAGCCCGTCTAGTGCATCTAGGCAGCAGTCGTCAAGAGGAATTCTGGGAATGATTGGAATATTTTGGCGGCCTGGGTTGGTGTGTTTTGCGCGAACTGGAAGCTACCGTGGCCTCAAGGGTCTTTTTTGACCGGCGCGGCTTACAAAAGACGGAGGCGAGGATTGCCACCGGCTCCAGCTCAAAGTAGCAAGCGTTGAACGAAATAGAGAGTTTTTTGGCTGCCAGGAACGGGGACTAGCGTGTCATGGCCAGACAGTTGAGGGTCTTGTGCCTTTTTCTCGCCCCAGAAATTAGAAATCACTACATGATATACAACCACGGGTATTCGTCCATCACCTCAAGATGGCAGTCAGTGCTCAGCTCCGTGACAAACACTCTGTCCTAATGCACATCTCTTATCTCTATTTGGTATTGAATTACATCCAGAAGCAACAGTCAGTGAATGAATACGAGATCAAATGTTACATGAAGGGAAAGATGCAGCACAGGATTCAGCGCTACATACAAGCACCGCCAATCAGTGGCCACATTTAGGCGGTTGGCCCGCTTGTGCTTCAGCGTCAGGGCGCCGTGCGGTGTGTGGGGAAGGCCGGAACAAATAAGATCCAACATCAGGGGTCACTGCTGCTTTGGGCATTTCGTCGGCTCGGCTCATCGCATGACAGGCCGTCCTTCCTTATCTTATCGGGCGGGCCTGCATCATCGAGCCATCATATGCAATgcatcaacaacaccaaccatAAGTAAACAAAGAGACGCGCCATTGTCTtttgcatcagcagcagcatttcTGCCGGCTAGAGCAGAACAAAGCAGAGATGGATACAGCCGTGGATGAACTGCAAACCAATCCTCTCGACGAGGAAATTGCATCTCTCAAAAAACAAGGCAAGTTTTTCGCAAGCGATCGCGTCAAACCGCTTTGCGCGGCATCCCATCGCATCCCATCGCAACACCATCACTTCGCGCAACTCACATTTCCAAAGCTAACACTCGTCTCGACATAGTCGCCCACCTCCGCAAAACCATCAAAATCGAATGCTCAaccatcctctcctccccctccatcaaAGAAGCTCTCGTCTCCTCCCTAAACCCCCAACCCACCCCAAAATCAGCAGCCCTCCGCCCTCGCAAGCCTAGAAAGTCCATCGACCGCGAcgagcagctcctcctcacccgctccaagcagcaagaggcCTACAACCAGCAGTGCCTCTACCGAATCTCCGCCTCCGTCACTGCCTTCAAGGTCCACGATCCCGACCCTAATGCCGTCGACGGCGGACACGTGCTCGGCCTGCGCTTCGAGGTCATGACGCGCGGCCAGTTCCTGCAGCCTTACTACGTTATGCTAAATCGCCCGTATCCCAACAATAGCAAGACCCTGCGCGTACATCGGCACACCGTTCCGCCAGCAATCCCACTGCCGGGCCTGGCGGCGAGGTACTTGCCCGTGCCAAAGCCGCAGATAGAGAACGACAGCTCAATAGCCCCGCCCAAACAAGACCTGGAGAGATTTGTAAAATCCCTGAGGAGAGAGATTATGAGATACCACAACAGGTTGGGCGTTTCAGCAGATCTGCGGCGCAGCTTAGGAGCCCACAGCCAAGCGGTGGCAGATGGGTCATCGCTACCTTCAAATGCCATTGTCGATGTCAGCATTGCAGACACCGAAGCAAAACAAATACGGCTGACCTGGGCCGATGAGCGAAATGGCCGTCTAGTcatggacgatgatggcaaagtgGTCAAGTTCATGGTGTTTGGTGCAGAGGGGAGAGACTGGGAGACAACAAAACAGCTCACGGACAGTCAGGGGCGGGTCGAGGATGTCGCCAAGATGTTGGAAGAATACGCGGCTGGGAGAGAATCATGATGTATTCTGGCATTGTTCAAAAAATTGGGCGTTTGAGGGGAATTCAATACAAGCATGGATGGCGTTCAGGTCTGAGGAGCAAGGATAAACAAGTTTATGGGGAACGCAAAACTACGCGTCATTTGCAATTGCGATTCGTCTTTTATAAGACAGATTCATTGAGGAGAGAAGCAGCATCACATTCAAACATCTACGCAATGCCAGCTACATCATAGCCACGGCGTcacaccaacaacagcgaAGTTCTAAAAAGAATCAATTTCAATCACAATCCACTATCGAAACCCTGCTTCCCATACCTCGACTCCGGCTGTCTATCACCCGTCGAGCGTATCTTCAGCTTTCTTGCACGCCAGCGTAGCCCCCTTCATGAGAAATTCAAAATTAAATACTGAATTcaataaacaaaaaagaggcggTGGGCTTGTGTTTCCCCACCAGACGTCCCATAACTCATCAAGGTATGTGCAGTATTTTACATGTCTCCCTCTGGAGCACTAGATTAATACACTGCCATTACAGCCTCTCCAGCCTCCCCCTCACTTGTCCACTCTGTTTATTACCCTTACAGGAACAGAGCAGCAATGACACCTCCAAAGAGAGCCATGCTGACGCCCTGGGTACGGCTAACAGCACCGTTGATTGGCAGGGGAGTGGTGCTGTTTCCAGTAGGGACCGGGGCCGCGGTGCCGGGAGCAGTGCCggcaggaggaggagcgcaGTAGGCACCGCTGCAGCCATCGGCAGGGAAAGAGGGAGCGTTGGGAGGAGCAGAGTTGGCGGGAGGAGCGGCGGGAGCAGAGGGAGCAGAGGGAGAGCAGTTGTCGCCAGAGCAGCCGGCAGGAGAAGACTGAGTAGGAGGAGTAAAGACAGAGGTGGAGGGAGCGGTGTAAAGAGGAACCGAGCTGTTACCGGGCACGGGGTAAACAGGAGCTGAGGCGGGAGCCGAGGGGACAGCGGGAGGAACCGAGCTGCCACCGTTGCCCGGAGCCGGGTTGGAGGGAGCCGGGTAGCCGGCAGGTCCGTTGGGAGCCGGAACAGTCTGAGTGCTCAGGGTGACAACGGCGGTGTTGGTCGCAACAGGAGCGGAGGGAGCCGCCGAGGAAGCGGCCGGGGGATACGCCGCGGTGGATGGGCCGCCGCTAGGGTGGGCGGTCTTGGAAGCCTCAACAGGGCAGAAGGTGGTGGTCTCAGGGATGACAATCGTGGTGGTGTGGTGGCCATTGGCAGGGCAGTTGGTGACGGTGGGAGCACAGCTAATGACGGTGTGGATCGAGGTCACGCTGACGGTGCTAACGCTCCAGACATGATCAGCCTGCTCGGGCTTGCAGTTATCACCACAAGGGTGAACCCAATGCCAATCATGGTTGGTCTCGTCGTCACAGGAATCGATTACAACTCCATCGTGAGCCGGATGCCAAATGTTAACATAGCCAGCAGGAGGACCAGAAGTGGGCTTGTTCTCGGTGACAGCCTGCTCGTTGATGCCCTGGGGCAGATGAACGCTGAGGCCGAGACCAATGTCAACAGTCTTGCTCAGGTCGACGTCGAGACCCAGCTCAAGGAGACTACGACCGGCAACGGCCGTCACAGCCGTGGCAGCAAGAATAAAGGacttcatgatgatgaaatgaatgTGTTGAGTGAGTGGACGGGTCAAAAGATCCCAAAGGGGTGAGTTGAAAGAATGCAGGGGGGAGTGGAAGATGCAACAAGGCTtgctgaggagaagagagtcaAGAAAAAGCTCGGCATCCAGGAGGCGAGATGATGGTCTTAAGTAGCCCTCTCAGTCTGGTCCATTGTGTTCAACAAAGCTTGttgttcatcttcatctgcccTCCACATCCTTCGCTTCGCCTTCAACATGGGTCATCATGGAACAACCCCATTATTGCGGGCAAGCTTAAGAGGGGGTCGGCTCATCAGGAAATTGGAAACAGAGACAGCCGTAGTTACACCCAAGGGGGAGAGCGCCTCCTAGCAACCGAAGATCAGATACATGCTGGTAATAATAGCAATAGcactactccgtagtagTAATAACACAGCATCAGTTGTGGTCGATCCTGGCACATGACTCCGTGCATCAGCGGAGCACGACGGTGGCAGTGATAACATTAGGTGGCACCTAT
This genomic stretch from Trichoderma breve strain T069 chromosome 1, whole genome shotgun sequence harbors:
- a CDS encoding acetyl-coenzyme A transporter 1 domain-containing protein, translating into MGLRTRRPQSPTSKPLPSLSLKREENGNGKMSNGVEMRRKTATHQDSDSITANHISREGFSLDDPVPKTPTSTDVGFFQLPAQDQRSFLLLVLLYFLQGIPMGLAMGSVPFLLKNHMSYGEIGTFSLASYPYSLKLFWSPFVDAVWSSKIGRRKTWIVPIQFLSGFGMLWLGSNVEDMMEKIGKAEGPTVWSFMLWWFFLVLMCATQDIAVDGWALTLLTPGNVSYASTAQTVGLTAGHFMSYTVFLALNASDFANKWFRSTPSDDGLVSLGGYLTFWGWVYIIVTIGLGLLKREEKSQNEDGVWDVYRIMWGILKLRNVQTIIIVHLIAKIGFQANDGVTNLKLLDKGFGKDNMALTVLIDFPFEIGVGYYAGMWSQKYTPMRLWCWGFAGRLLAALIAQVTVAIFPAEGVTTWYLLVVIGEHVFSTFTNTIMFVAISAFHAKVSDPVIGGTYMTLLATVSNLGGTFPRYFVLKLVDAFTVATCHPGSKSTSNLKGPLVTESFSCAIQGEKERCLNGGGSCEMIRDGYYTVNILCVLFGVATFLWYIKPKVLHLQSLPLRAWRLPGGGNK
- a CDS encoding cenp-O kinetochore centromere component domain-containing protein, producing the protein MDTAVDELQTNPLDEEIASLKKQVAHLRKTIKIECSTILSSPSIKEALVSSLNPQPTPKSAALRPRKPRKSIDRDEQLLLTRSKQQEAYNQQCLYRISASVTAFKVHDPDPNAVDGGHVLGLRFEVMTRGQFLQPYYVMLNRPYPNNSKTLRVHRHTVPPAIPLPGLAARYLPVPKPQIENDSSIAPPKQDLERFVKSLRREIMRYHNRLGVSADLRRSLGAHSQAVADGSSLPSNAIVDVSIADTEAKQIRLTWADERNGRLVMDDDGKVVKFMVFGAEGRDWETTKQLTDSQGRVEDVAKMLEEYAAGRES